A part of Haladaptatus caseinilyticus genomic DNA contains:
- a CDS encoding BtrH N-terminal domain-containing protein, translating to MQLSSYTHSPGAHCGSASLHNLATFYDWGFSESLCFGLGSGLGFGYYERGPASRVIMGRNSGLETNFFETLGIDYREQSGQQRESAWNDVREQLEDGVPVMLFVDLYYLDYFNTDTHFGPHILLCVGIEGNEVRLSDSEFDSIQRLPISHLRDAWDSDYGFGPLDNRWLVVQDPTVETSLPTAADTAIERTATMLLSSNDGNWKAQGIDAIRRFANDLPNWTALEDTSWCARFAYQNIERRGTGGGAFRRLYAEFLDEVAPELGLREDVPTRLYDIADDWTHLSTTLKNASEAEGEEQAQLLENASDQANGIADREEELFTRLREL from the coding sequence ATGCAACTTTCCTCGTACACACACTCGCCGGGTGCTCATTGCGGGTCGGCGTCGCTTCACAACCTCGCTACTTTCTACGATTGGGGATTTTCTGAGTCGCTCTGTTTCGGACTCGGCTCCGGCCTCGGATTCGGCTATTACGAGCGTGGCCCCGCCAGTCGCGTTATCATGGGCCGAAACAGTGGGTTAGAAACCAACTTCTTCGAGACGCTCGGCATCGACTATCGCGAACAGAGCGGCCAACAACGGGAGTCGGCGTGGAACGACGTGCGGGAGCAGCTCGAAGACGGCGTTCCGGTAATGCTGTTCGTGGACCTTTACTATCTCGATTACTTCAATACGGACACGCATTTCGGCCCGCACATCCTCCTCTGCGTCGGCATCGAAGGTAACGAGGTGCGTCTCTCGGACAGCGAGTTTGATTCGATCCAGCGACTACCGATTTCGCATCTCAGGGATGCGTGGGACTCCGACTACGGGTTCGGCCCGCTCGATAATCGATGGCTCGTCGTCCAGGATCCAACAGTCGAAACGTCCCTTCCGACGGCGGCCGACACAGCTATCGAACGCACGGCGACAATGCTACTCTCATCGAATGACGGCAACTGGAAGGCGCAGGGTATCGACGCGATTCGTCGGTTCGCGAACGACCTTCCGAACTGGACCGCGCTGGAAGATACGAGCTGGTGCGCCCGCTTCGCCTATCAGAACATCGAACGACGCGGAACCGGGGGCGGTGCGTTCCGTCGGCTGTACGCCGAGTTCCTCGATGAAGTCGCGCCGGAACTCGGACTGCGGGAGGACGTTCCGACCCGGCTCTACGACATCGCGGACGATTGGACCCACTTGAGCACGACCCTCAAAAACGCAAGCGAGGCGGAGGGTGAGGAACAGGCGCAACTTCTCGAAAACGCTAGTGACCAAGCAAACGGGATCGCCGACCGTGAGGAGGAATTGTTCACTCGACTTCGCGAGTTGTAG
- a CDS encoding MFS transporter: MEAESQSLRTAKSWRSVATVAGWQTAASLCYYTVFAATGFLRDAFSLSESLVGVFLTATLLGYTVMLFPSGAAVDGFGEKRMMSVGLVALAVAAIGVSIAPSYGLLLGAGGILGVAYSTAMPASNRAIVASSPDGREGLAMGLKQVGVTAGSGAASLVITGIAAIAAWQIGFWVVAALAGGYALGFIALYDGSRGSGEFSLPNVSHFGTNRAYILLVASGLFVGASIFSMLGYTVLYVQDAVNASAAAGGLVLAVTQVTGSVGRIGAGNLADRLGGAKGAATVALGQLLLSVILFIGLAVGDWSLPVVVLLFTGLGLSIHGSTGVFYSCLSELVDADDIGGATAGGQTAINTGGLVAPPLFGLLVETSGYRLGWGLLVGTTLFAAVLLVGVRRQT; the protein is encoded by the coding sequence ATGGAAGCAGAGTCGCAGTCGTTACGAACCGCGAAAAGCTGGCGTTCGGTAGCGACGGTCGCGGGGTGGCAGACGGCTGCGAGTCTCTGCTACTACACGGTCTTCGCCGCAACTGGGTTTCTTCGCGATGCGTTTTCCCTCTCCGAATCGCTCGTCGGCGTTTTCCTCACGGCAACATTACTGGGATACACGGTCATGTTGTTTCCGAGCGGAGCGGCTGTCGATGGTTTTGGCGAAAAGCGCATGATGAGTGTCGGACTCGTCGCACTCGCTGTTGCGGCTATCGGCGTGTCGATTGCACCTTCCTACGGTCTCTTGCTGGGTGCGGGGGGAATCTTGGGTGTCGCCTACTCGACGGCGATGCCAGCTTCAAACCGCGCAATCGTTGCCAGTTCACCCGACGGACGTGAGGGTCTCGCGATGGGACTGAAACAGGTGGGCGTCACCGCTGGAAGCGGTGCTGCCTCGCTCGTTATCACGGGTATCGCAGCCATTGCCGCTTGGCAAATCGGATTCTGGGTTGTCGCGGCTCTCGCGGGCGGCTATGCGCTCGGTTTTATCGCTCTGTACGACGGATCCCGCGGGAGTGGCGAGTTCTCATTGCCGAATGTCTCCCATTTCGGGACGAATAGAGCCTACATTCTACTCGTCGCGTCCGGTCTCTTCGTTGGGGCATCCATCTTTTCGATGCTTGGATATACCGTTCTCTACGTGCAGGACGCCGTGAACGCGAGCGCCGCCGCGGGCGGTCTCGTCCTCGCAGTAACGCAAGTAACGGGTAGTGTCGGGCGTATCGGCGCTGGAAACCTTGCGGACCGCCTAGGCGGTGCGAAGGGTGCAGCCACCGTCGCTCTCGGCCAGTTATTGCTCTCGGTCATCCTCTTTATTGGTCTCGCCGTCGGCGACTGGTCGCTTCCGGTCGTCGTCTTGCTCTTTACCGGTCTCGGTCTCTCGATTCACGGCTCGACTGGTGTCTTCTATTCCTGTCTCTCCGAACTCGTCGATGCCGACGATATTGGGGGGGCCACGGCAGGTGGACAGACGGCAATAAACACTGGTGGATTGGTTGCACCGCCGCTATTCGGCCTGCTCGTCGAAACGAGCGGTTACAGGCTGGGTTGGGGACTACTCGTTGGTACGACCCTTTTTGCGGCCGTATTGCTCGTAGGTGTTCGGCGACAGACGTGA
- a CDS encoding PrnB family protein: protein MAERVAALDYERFNIDPNRGFLPNTEPLASFGADAQPFLNELDELGTSLPKLLETDQLRPRVRGLEAPSSEFFDGLTDRELARIYTVTGFLANAYVHKIDANTAKTIPAGVAVPLYESTARLGATPVLSYDGYVLYNWIREDSEHDLLPQNVRSITNFFAPGDERWFIAIHVAIENGAGPAIAAIGDAQQGVLEDDPVRVADALRTMKQSLREITDILNRMPERNEPEMYGNGFRPYLKPLTGVEYEGVAALDGRQSFRGASGAQSSILPALDAALGIDHGNNPLVGHLRTLRRDMPTAHREFIETVRSGPDIREYVSNADEELKAAYNDCIDSMVVFRDDHIDVVAKYIEGPLDESEGTGGTPFSRYLRTFTDDTEDSRISSPAK, encoded by the coding sequence ATGGCCGAACGCGTTGCGGCGCTCGACTACGAGCGGTTTAACATCGACCCGAACCGTGGGTTCCTGCCAAATACCGAACCCCTCGCGTCGTTCGGGGCGGACGCCCAGCCGTTTTTAAACGAACTCGACGAGTTGGGTACGAGTCTTCCCAAGCTGCTCGAAACTGACCAACTCAGACCACGAGTTCGTGGTCTCGAAGCACCATCGAGCGAATTCTTCGACGGCTTGACTGACCGCGAACTCGCCCGCATTTATACCGTCACTGGATTTCTCGCGAACGCGTACGTTCACAAAATCGACGCCAATACCGCCAAGACCATTCCAGCGGGAGTGGCCGTTCCGCTGTACGAATCGACTGCTCGACTTGGTGCGACGCCAGTACTCTCCTACGATGGCTACGTTCTCTACAACTGGATCCGTGAGGACTCGGAACACGATCTGCTCCCGCAGAACGTTCGGTCCATCACGAACTTCTTCGCGCCGGGGGACGAGCGCTGGTTCATCGCGATTCACGTCGCTATCGAAAACGGAGCGGGACCAGCAATCGCGGCGATTGGCGACGCACAACAAGGAGTCCTCGAAGACGATCCGGTCCGGGTCGCTGATGCCCTTCGAACGATGAAACAGTCGCTGCGTGAGATTACAGACATCCTAAATCGAATGCCCGAGCGCAACGAGCCCGAGATGTATGGGAACGGGTTCCGACCATATCTCAAGCCGCTCACTGGCGTCGAGTACGAGGGTGTTGCGGCTCTCGACGGCCGCCAGTCGTTCCGCGGTGCGTCGGGTGCACAGTCGAGCATTCTCCCGGCGTTGGACGCCGCGTTGGGAATCGACCACGGAAACAATCCACTCGTCGGGCACCTCCGCACACTTCGAAGGGATATGCCCACCGCCCATCGGGAATTCATCGAGACCGTTCGATCAGGGCCGGACATTCGTGAGTACGTTTCGAACGCCGATGAAGAACTCAAAGCGGCTTACAACGACTGTATCGATAGCATGGTCGTCTTCCGCGACGACCACATCGACGTGGTCGCGAAGTACATCGAAGGACCACTCGACGAGAGCGAAGGCACGGGTGGAACGCCGTTCAGTCGCTACCTCCGGACGTTTACCGACGACACCGAGGACAGTCGGATTTCGTCACCCGCAAAATGA
- a CDS encoding group I truncated hemoglobin has product MAQSIYREIGGRDAVEAVVSDFYDRVLADERLRPYFDGLEMNELHAHQVQFVSAVAGGPTDYTGENMREAHAHLDIDEADFDIVGQYLEAALRENGVDNDNVDVVMSEVAALKDPIVGE; this is encoded by the coding sequence ATGGCACAATCGATTTATCGTGAAATCGGCGGCCGAGACGCGGTCGAAGCAGTCGTTAGCGACTTCTACGACCGAGTGTTGGCGGACGAACGACTCAGGCCGTACTTCGACGGATTGGAGATGAATGAGTTACACGCCCACCAAGTCCAGTTCGTTAGTGCGGTCGCGGGAGGGCCAACCGACTATACGGGCGAGAACATGCGTGAAGCGCACGCGCATCTCGATATCGACGAGGCTGACTTCGACATCGTTGGTCAGTATCTCGAAGCGGCACTCCGGGAAAACGGTGTAGACAACGACAACGTCGACGTAGTTATGAGCGAAGTCGCCGCCCTCAAAGACCCGATAGTTGGCGAATAG
- a CDS encoding polysaccharide deacetylase family protein, with protein sequence MSDIDVAIGIDADCVAGWLGSYGGEDSPADLSRGVSAGKEGIPRLVQLFEDENIDTSWYIPGHTIETFRDEVEAVAAGGHEIGVHGYSHENPTDLAREQEDEILEASIDLIEDVTGEKPAGHRASWWEYSENTPELVEKHDFLYDSSLMETQFEPTWMRKGDSWKKIQYDQSPKTWMEPYQYGEETDVVEIPISWYRDDIPPMLFVKQPNYHAGYKDPAMMYEQYYKRQFDFLYNRRKAGVYTLTIHPDLHGLPHMIPHLEEFIQYVKGHENVEITTLEEIAKKFKNDPSVYESKGKYV encoded by the coding sequence ATGAGTGATATCGACGTCGCGATCGGCATCGACGCCGACTGCGTGGCAGGATGGCTCGGCTCGTATGGTGGTGAAGACTCCCCCGCCGACCTCTCTCGGGGTGTGTCAGCGGGAAAGGAGGGTATCCCGCGCCTCGTTCAACTGTTCGAAGACGAAAACATCGATACGTCGTGGTACATCCCCGGTCACACGATCGAGACGTTCCGCGACGAAGTCGAAGCCGTTGCGGCGGGTGGGCACGAAATCGGAGTCCACGGCTATTCACATGAGAACCCGACCGACCTCGCCCGTGAACAGGAGGACGAAATCCTCGAAGCCTCTATCGACCTCATCGAGGACGTGACAGGGGAGAAACCCGCCGGACACCGTGCGAGCTGGTGGGAATACAGCGAGAATACGCCCGAACTTGTCGAGAAACACGATTTTCTCTACGACAGCAGTCTGATGGAAACGCAGTTCGAACCGACGTGGATGCGGAAGGGCGACTCCTGGAAAAAGATACAGTACGACCAGTCCCCTAAGACGTGGATGGAGCCGTACCAGTACGGCGAGGAAACGGACGTCGTCGAAATCCCGATTAGCTGGTACCGCGACGACATTCCGCCGATGCTGTTCGTCAAACAGCCGAACTACCACGCCGGCTACAAGGATCCGGCGATGATGTACGAACAGTACTACAAACGGCAGTTCGACTTCCTGTACAACCGACGCAAAGCGGGGGTGTACACCCTGACCATTCATCCCGACCTCCACGGGCTCCCGCACATGATACCGCATCTCGAGGAGTTCATTCAGTACGTAAAGGGACACGAGAACGTCGAAATAACAACGCTTGAGGAAATCGCAAAGAAATTCAAAAACGATCCCTCGGTGTACGAGAGTAAGGGGAAGTACGTATAG
- a CDS encoding class I SAM-dependent methyltransferase → MEPEDNHRSWAERSGEFSPEYYAQIGSNEVSDTLASVFEYYADEDAEILEIGCSSGRHLAHLLDDGYENLTGIDINDESFDVMAEQYPRLAATGTFHTGAIEDVLPEFPDDAFDVVYSVETLQHIHPENTWVFEELIRVTSDILITAENEGNSPQRGRSGAEVSYVHDDFPLYHRNWKQVFTDLGLAQLVCEPGNRDTVRVFRVL, encoded by the coding sequence ATGGAACCGGAGGACAATCATCGCAGTTGGGCCGAACGCTCGGGGGAGTTTTCACCCGAGTACTACGCCCAAATCGGGTCGAACGAGGTAAGCGACACCCTCGCCAGCGTATTCGAGTACTACGCGGACGAGGACGCTGAAATCCTCGAGATTGGCTGTAGTTCCGGCCGTCACCTCGCCCATCTCCTCGATGACGGCTATGAGAACCTCACGGGTATCGACATCAACGACGAGTCGTTCGACGTAATGGCAGAGCAGTATCCGCGCCTTGCCGCGACGGGGACGTTCCACACCGGCGCAATCGAGGACGTACTCCCAGAGTTCCCCGACGACGCCTTCGACGTCGTCTACTCGGTCGAAACCCTCCAGCACATTCATCCCGAAAACACGTGGGTGTTCGAGGAACTGATTCGCGTTACGAGTGATATCCTCATCACCGCCGAGAACGAGGGTAACAGCCCCCAGCGCGGTCGGTCAGGTGCCGAAGTGAGTTACGTCCACGACGACTTCCCGCTCTATCACCGGAACTGGAAGCAGGTGTTTACCGACCTCGGCCTCGCACAGTTGGTGTGCGAACCTGGGAATCGTGATACGGTTCGTGTGTTTCGGGTGTTGTGA
- a CDS encoding helix-turn-helix domain-containing protein — MVATIAEVELPAEEFTLYRSLSMLEELRCEVERFVASGSDRVMPYVWVSGDGYTEGDVSTTLADDSSIEQVELLANLSDEWLYQMDWIDDIETLVQILVEEEGTILAATGNQRVWHLRILFPEREALSRTYEYCEENDLVFRISNIYQVEEGRKGRFGLLNDHQDTLELAYKRGYYEVPRGSTAGDLGKELGISHQAVSERLRRAHGRLVENAIVLGKGANYSDDY, encoded by the coding sequence ATGGTGGCGACAATAGCCGAGGTCGAGCTTCCTGCGGAGGAGTTCACGCTGTATCGATCACTTTCTATGCTCGAGGAGTTACGTTGTGAAGTCGAACGGTTCGTTGCGTCAGGATCCGACCGGGTGATGCCATATGTGTGGGTTAGTGGAGACGGATACACGGAGGGTGACGTTAGCACGACGCTGGCAGACGATTCCAGCATCGAGCAAGTCGAACTGTTGGCAAACCTCAGCGATGAATGGTTGTATCAGATGGATTGGATAGACGATATCGAGACGCTCGTTCAGATCCTCGTCGAAGAGGAGGGGACGATCCTTGCTGCGACCGGCAATCAGCGAGTGTGGCATCTCCGTATCCTGTTTCCCGAGCGAGAAGCCCTATCTAGAACGTATGAATACTGTGAAGAAAACGATTTGGTGTTTCGAATTTCAAACATCTACCAGGTGGAGGAAGGGCGGAAGGGACGGTTCGGACTCCTCAACGATCATCAAGACACGCTCGAGTTAGCCTACAAGCGGGGGTACTATGAGGTTCCTCGCGGATCGACCGCGGGCGACCTCGGTAAGGAGTTAGGGATCTCCCATCAGGCGGTGTCCGAACGGCTTCGGCGTGCGCATGGGCGTCTCGTCGAAAACGCCATCGTCCTCGGGAAAGGGGCGAACTATTCGGATGATTATTGA
- a CDS encoding S66 peptidase family protein, producing MDKPSTYPPPLHPGSRVAVIATSHAPPREALSRGIDRLESFGLDVELFETATRDTDWLRSHPKERARDVNRAFADEAIDGVVAAMGGNREIQIVDTIDESILRDNPKRFYGSSDNTHLHLLLNRLGWVSFYGGQLFPDISVDPEMHPYTHRNIERAMTRTPFGECTAASEWTDEYYDFETQASREWFPSSGWYWHNTTGKTVHGTLLGGCFEMLESQLMMSEDVFPHVLDSGDILAIETSGETPTHAEVERFFTVLGERGTIGDLGGLLVGRPETPKGSLTKRNTYRREQRRSIKHVCDEYAEDLPIVFDLDFGHTAPILPLPLGSNVTVDTGERTILFE from the coding sequence ATGGACAAGCCCTCCACGTATCCACCACCACTGCATCCGGGTTCGAGGGTCGCAGTGATCGCTACCTCACACGCCCCTCCTCGGGAAGCACTTTCCCGCGGAATCGACCGTCTCGAATCGTTTGGCCTCGACGTAGAACTATTCGAAACGGCGACTCGAGACACCGACTGGCTGCGTTCCCATCCGAAGGAACGCGCCAGGGACGTCAATCGAGCGTTTGCCGACGAGGCCATCGACGGGGTAGTTGCAGCGATGGGCGGCAATCGCGAGATTCAGATCGTCGATACTATCGACGAATCGATCCTGCGCGACAATCCCAAGCGGTTCTACGGGTCGAGCGATAATACGCACCTCCACCTGTTGTTGAATCGCCTCGGTTGGGTCTCGTTTTACGGGGGCCAACTCTTCCCCGATATTTCGGTGGATCCGGAAATGCACCCCTATACCCATCGGAACATCGAGCGTGCGATGACCCGAACTCCGTTCGGGGAGTGTACCGCTGCCAGTGAATGGACCGACGAGTACTACGATTTCGAAACCCAGGCGTCACGTGAATGGTTCCCTTCGAGCGGATGGTACTGGCATAATACAACCGGGAAAACGGTACATGGGACACTTCTGGGTGGTTGCTTCGAAATGCTTGAATCACAGCTCATGATGTCTGAGGATGTCTTCCCACATGTGCTCGACTCGGGGGATATACTCGCAATCGAGACATCCGGTGAAACACCAACGCATGCGGAAGTCGAACGCTTCTTTACAGTTCTCGGCGAGCGCGGCACGATTGGTGATCTCGGCGGCCTACTGGTCGGTCGTCCGGAAACGCCGAAAGGGTCCTTGACCAAACGGAATACATATCGACGGGAGCAGCGCCGATCGATCAAGCACGTCTGTGATGAGTATGCCGAGGACCTTCCCATCGTCTTCGATCTCGATTTCGGACACACCGCACCCATCCTTCCCCTGCCGCTTGGGTCGAACGTGACGGTCGATACCGGCGAACGGACGATACTGTTCGAGTGA
- the kynU gene encoding kynureninase, whose translation MDDEFELGRDHAQRRDDSTDVMVRDRFYLPDDLYLDGNSLGPLSTDAEESLEHVLDEWRELGIRGWTDGDPSWFHYGERLGERLAPMVGAREDEVVVANSTTINIHTLVGTFLDRCAREERGQKVVVNDLDFPTDHYAIRSQLQTRGLDPDEHLIVVESHDGRTIDESNIEAALDAHDDVGIVFMPSVLYRSGQLFDIESITDVAHEHDAYAGFDLAHSAGVIPHSLADDGVDFAVWCHYKYLNAGPGAIAGLYVHSDYHGETPALAGWWGHDKETQFEMRTTYTPAQSAGAWQTGTIPVLSAAPLLGVFDIVDDVGIERLREQSLALTDYFMYLVDERLPECSVGTPRDRSRRGGHVAIEHEEAYRITEALKERGVVGDFRPPNVVRLCPSPLYVGFEDVWNAVEHLREIIDGREYEQFADRDGGVT comes from the coding sequence ATGGACGACGAGTTCGAACTCGGGCGTGACCACGCCCAACGACGCGACGACTCGACTGACGTGATGGTTCGCGACCGGTTCTACCTCCCCGACGACCTCTATCTTGACGGCAACTCCCTCGGGCCGCTTTCCACCGATGCCGAAGAGAGCCTCGAACACGTCCTCGACGAATGGCGCGAACTCGGTATTCGCGGGTGGACGGACGGTGACCCGTCATGGTTTCACTACGGCGAACGCCTTGGCGAGCGCCTCGCGCCGATGGTTGGAGCCCGCGAGGATGAAGTCGTGGTGGCGAACTCCACGACGATCAACATTCACACCCTCGTCGGCACGTTTCTCGACCGCTGTGCCCGCGAAGAGCGTGGACAGAAAGTCGTCGTGAACGACTTGGACTTCCCGACCGACCATTACGCCATTCGTTCGCAGTTACAGACTCGGGGTCTCGATCCCGACGAGCACCTCATCGTCGTCGAGTCGCACGATGGACGAACCATCGACGAGAGCAATATCGAAGCGGCGCTCGACGCACACGACGACGTGGGAATCGTCTTTATGCCGTCCGTGCTCTATCGCTCGGGCCAACTCTTCGACATCGAATCGATCACCGACGTGGCACACGAGCACGACGCGTACGCGGGATTCGACCTCGCTCACTCTGCCGGTGTGATTCCTCACTCGCTGGCCGACGACGGCGTCGATTTCGCGGTCTGGTGTCACTACAAATATCTAAACGCGGGGCCGGGTGCCATCGCTGGACTGTACGTCCACAGCGACTATCACGGCGAAACTCCCGCACTCGCAGGCTGGTGGGGACACGATAAGGAGACGCAGTTCGAGATGCGAACGACCTATACACCCGCACAGTCCGCTGGTGCGTGGCAGACTGGAACGATTCCGGTCCTCAGTGCCGCGCCACTTCTCGGTGTATTCGACATCGTGGACGACGTGGGAATCGAACGACTCCGCGAGCAGTCACTCGCATTAACGGACTACTTCATGTATCTAGTGGACGAGCGCCTGCCGGAATGTTCGGTCGGAACGCCACGTGATCGATCCCGCCGTGGTGGCCACGTCGCCATCGAACACGAGGAAGCCTACCGAATCACCGAGGCGCTCAAGGAGCGGGGGGTCGTCGGTGATTTCCGCCCGCCGAATGTCGTTCGTCTGTGTCCCTCCCCGCTTTACGTTGGGTTCGAGGACGTGTGGAACGCCGTAGAGCACTTGCGGGAAATCATCGACGGCCGCGAGTACGAGCAGTTCGCCGACCGAGACGGCGGCGTGACCTAA
- a CDS encoding YciE/YciF ferroxidase family protein, translating to MSNESLTDLFEEGLKEIYYVEHQLVDALEELADDVEDEELRSSFEEHRDETETHIERLEEVFEQIETSPEQAECHAVDGLIEDHDEFANSVTDQNVHELFDLAAAQKSEHLEIAAYGNLTFIADQLGHQESADLLEENLREEEDALNELKEQTEEYDVSSVPQEQ from the coding sequence ATGAGTAACGAATCCCTCACCGACTTGTTCGAAGAAGGATTGAAAGAGATCTATTATGTCGAACATCAGCTCGTCGATGCGCTCGAAGAACTAGCGGACGATGTGGAAGACGAAGAGCTACGATCGAGCTTCGAAGAACATCGTGACGAAACGGAGACTCACATCGAACGGCTAGAAGAAGTATTCGAGCAGATCGAAACGTCTCCGGAGCAGGCAGAATGCCACGCCGTTGACGGCCTTATCGAAGACCATGACGAATTCGCGAACAGTGTCACTGATCAAAACGTGCACGAACTGTTCGATTTGGCCGCCGCGCAGAAGAGCGAGCATCTCGAAATCGCTGCTTACGGTAATCTCACTTTCATCGCCGACCAACTCGGTCATCAGGAGTCGGCGGATCTCTTAGAGGAGAACCTCCGAGAAGAGGAAGATGCACTGAACGAATTGAAAGAGCAGACCGAAGAGTACGATGTCTCGTCGGTCCCGCAAGAACAGTAA
- a CDS encoding asparaginase — MRPTITILGTGGTIASTDDADGAKPTMSSESLVEAVPQLADDAEIDVREVAQKPSFSMDFQTIESLRGTIREIIGNGADGIVVTHGTDTMEESAYYLDLTLDIDAPVVFTGAQRRPDEVSPDGPSNLLTAVRVLVDERVRKSGGVYVVFDEELHPARDVTKRHTHKLDAFDSPGKGPVATVTRDEIRYVRTPGSYSDDIDVDGDPSDIDVRVVNSGVGVGDAQIEEALDAGVDGIVLEGTGIGNVTAELGDAVEQTVSADVPVVVTSRCYAGTTVPVYGTDGGGRTLAEHGAIGGDDLPAHKARLKLLLALLRVNEPSEVQQYFSDDNV, encoded by the coding sequence ATGCGCCCTACCATCACGATACTCGGAACCGGCGGTACCATCGCCAGCACCGACGATGCAGATGGAGCGAAGCCGACCATGAGTAGTGAATCCCTGGTCGAAGCCGTCCCACAACTCGCCGACGACGCGGAAATCGACGTGCGTGAAGTCGCTCAAAAGCCCAGTTTTAGTATGGACTTCCAGACGATCGAATCACTTCGAGGAACGATCCGGGAAATCATCGGGAATGGTGCCGATGGCATCGTCGTCACTCACGGAACGGACACGATGGAAGAATCGGCGTACTATCTCGATTTGACGCTCGATATCGACGCGCCGGTCGTCTTTACCGGCGCACAACGACGCCCCGATGAAGTTAGCCCGGATGGACCGTCGAACCTCCTCACCGCAGTTCGGGTACTTGTAGACGAACGAGTTCGAAAATCGGGGGGTGTCTACGTTGTATTCGACGAGGAACTGCACCCTGCCCGCGACGTGACGAAACGACACACGCACAAACTCGACGCCTTCGACTCGCCCGGAAAAGGGCCGGTAGCCACGGTAACCCGCGATGAGATTCGGTACGTCCGAACGCCTGGAAGCTACTCGGACGATATCGATGTCGATGGCGACCCCTCGGATATCGACGTTCGGGTGGTCAACTCCGGTGTGGGCGTCGGTGACGCCCAAATCGAGGAAGCGCTCGACGCGGGTGTCGATGGAATCGTCCTTGAAGGAACGGGCATCGGAAACGTGACGGCTGAACTGGGTGACGCCGTCGAACAAACCGTTTCGGCCGATGTTCCCGTCGTCGTCACGTCACGCTGTTACGCCGGGACGACAGTACCGGTGTACGGGACGGATGGTGGCGGTCGAACCCTTGCGGAGCACGGAGCGATAGGCGGTGACGACCTTCCTGCTCACAAAGCACGTCTCAAACTGCTCTTGGCCCTTCTCCGAGTCAATGAGCCATCCGAAGTACAGCAGTATTTCTCCGACGACAATGTCTAA
- a CDS encoding helix-turn-helix domain-containing protein — MGSGVHAQIEVRDVNGCPAASMSEECEVESVTVNQHSTPERSKIVGEVTVDHGEDAKRKEQHADEVFSDDSKSVYRYSHTDGECPCSHVPKHGCPIRNLRVDTGRLVLSFIAPDLETLRNVVSDLRASCSGVTVRRLTQSQSIDGTRSLLFVDRNAFTDRQYDVLRTAHRMGYFESPKGANSKAVAEALGISVTTFVEHLSIAQTKLLDQLLTD, encoded by the coding sequence ATGGGTTCAGGTGTCCACGCACAGATCGAAGTTCGCGATGTGAACGGCTGTCCTGCGGCTTCGATGAGCGAGGAGTGTGAGGTCGAATCCGTGACGGTGAACCAGCATAGCACCCCCGAGCGATCAAAAATCGTCGGTGAGGTCACGGTAGACCACGGTGAAGACGCTAAAAGGAAGGAGCAACACGCTGACGAAGTGTTTTCCGATGATTCGAAATCGGTGTACCGATACAGCCACACGGACGGGGAGTGTCCTTGTTCGCATGTTCCAAAACACGGATGCCCGATCCGAAATCTTCGCGTCGATACCGGACGTCTCGTTCTCTCGTTTATTGCACCGGATCTAGAGACGCTTCGGAACGTCGTGTCCGATTTGCGAGCCAGCTGTTCCGGCGTTACGGTCCGCCGCCTCACGCAATCACAATCCATCGACGGGACTCGGTCACTGCTGTTCGTGGACCGGAACGCATTCACTGATCGCCAATACGACGTTCTTCGGACTGCCCACAGGATGGGATATTTCGAATCGCCGAAAGGAGCGAACTCGAAAGCGGTCGCCGAGGCGTTGGGAATTTCGGTCACGACGTTCGTAGAGCATCTATCGATCGCCCAAACGAAACTGCTGGATCAGCTATTGACTGACTAA